A part of Rhipicephalus microplus isolate Deutch F79 chromosome 8, USDA_Rmic, whole genome shotgun sequence genomic DNA contains:
- the LOC142768237 gene encoding uncharacterized protein LOC142768237, translated as MLPDLVRTAARILANAHNPNRMPLFNARRHCALGAYVAHPIPIMLEKMEGIKHWMYEDIMADHLALAPYMELFLNLSQTASTDPNLLARGFSPYNSEHVAFFFYVESSCEPYTNHAGKPRSGTLPSQTRVNGALSQYAPFAVSFFCPYGSAMAKEPCELYRRKTKSVYL; from the exons ATGTTACCCGACCTTGTTAGGACTGCAGCGAGAATTCTAGCCAATGCGCATA ATCCCAACAGAATGCCATTGTTCAATGCGAGACGGCACTGTGCCTTGGGTGCATACGTAGCCCACCCTATTCCTATTATGCTCGAG AAAATGGAAGGAATCAAGCACTGGATGTACGAAGACATCATGGCCGACCATCTGGCACTCGCTCCTTATATGGAG CTTTTCCTTAATCTGAGCCAGACGGCTTCTACTGACCCGAATCTCCTTGCACGTGGTTTTTCCCCCTACAATTCGGAGCACGTGGCCTTCTTCTTTTACGTAGAG TCATCCTGCGAACCGTACACGAACCACGCCGGAAAGCCAAGAAGTGGCACCCTCCCTTCGCAAACCAG GGTCAACGGGGCGCTTTCTCAGTACGCACCATTTGCCGTCAGTTTCTTCTGCCCGTATGGCTCGGCTATGGCCAAAGAACCGTGCGAGCTGTACCGCCGAAAGACAAAGTCTGTGTACCTGTGA